Part of the Leptolyngbya sp. BL0902 genome, AATCCACTCAGTGAAAAATACCAGATTCCCATCCCTTTCCCCGACTGGAGCCAGGTTTTCCCCCATCCCCAGCGGCCCCTGCACATTGACATCGGCAGCGCCAAGGGGGTGTTTGCCATGGAAATGGCCCGACTTCAGCCAGAGTGGAATTTGCTGGGTCTAGAAATTCGCAAACCCCTGGCGGAAGAATCCCAGCGGCGCAAGGAAGAACTGGGCCTGACGAACCTGCACCTGATGTTTTGCAACGCCAACATCTCCTTCCGTCCGCTGATGGAAAGCTGGGGCGCGGCCAACCCCCTGCAACAGGTGTCGATTCAGTTTCCCGATCCTTGGTTCAAAAAACGCCACCAAAAACGTCGGGTGCTGCAACCGGAATTGGTCAATGACATCGTTGCTTTCCTGCCCAGCGGGGGCCGGATTGTGATTCAGTCTGACGTAGAAGACCTGGCCCTAGATATGGTGGAACGCCTGGGCGAACATCCCCAACTGGTGCGCACCGCTAATTATTGGCTACCAGAAAGCCCCTTCCCCGCCCAAACCGACCGCGAGCGCGTCACCCTAGAGCAGGGGCTCCCGGTCTACCGAGCCATTTTTAGTAAGCCGTAGCGCAAGGGTAAAACCTGCTGAGGCTAATCGTTTCATGCCTTTCCCGCCACGCTATGCGGCCCTTGGCTAACAAAATGTGACTAACGGGCCTGGGCTGATCGTTTCTCCGGGAGATTGCGGAATACTGACGAAGAAGCCTTCGGTTTTGTCCCCCGTGCTGGGGTTTGTTCTATGGATTGCCACCGTGCTGCGCCCACCGTGTTTAAGTATCGGCCCCACCTCCGTCGCGACCGCTCCCAGGATCTTCGGGCTCCCCGTCGGCTGCACCTGCGGGATGCCTTAACCTGGTCTACCCAGCGCGGGCTGGTGCTGATGGCGGGGGATGTGCTGGCGTTAGGGGTGTCTTGGCATTTAGCCCGGTCGCTGAACCAGCTATTCTCGCCCATTCCATCTCAGTTGGTGTGGTGGACGTGGCTGGGGTTACCCAGTCTGTTTTGGGTGATGGTCGCCTATACCCTGGGCCTGTTTACCTATGCGGGGCTCTACCGATCTAGCCGTCAGGTCAAAAACTACCTCCAGGCGGGCAAACTGGTCAGCTTGGTTTACCTCACGGCCCTGGTGGTGATGTATTTTTACGATCCCAAGCTGGATTTGCCCCGGTCGCTGTTTTTCTCCGCCTGGATCAGCAGCGTCGCCTTTGTGGTCATCACTCGCGTTGTCATGACCCTGGCCCTGCGCCCCTTAGAAAAATCCCGCAACCCCACCCGTGTGTTTCTGATCGCCCCGGCCCATCGGCTCAAGCGGCTGGCGGATATTTTAGATCAGCGGGCCAGGGTGCCTGTGATTGGGGCGGCCCTGGCCTCCACAGCCAACTCCAGCGCCACCTACCAAGCCATCCTCGCCTCCAACGCCACCCTGGTTCTGGCGGAAAGCATTCCCTCCGCCGACTTGGCCTCAGAACTGTACTGGAAACTGCGGCGGGTGGGTCTGCCCATG contains:
- the trmB gene encoding tRNA (guanosine(46)-N7)-methyltransferase TrmB, whose protein sequence is MAVVRVRQHVNPLSEKYQIPIPFPDWSQVFPHPQRPLHIDIGSAKGVFAMEMARLQPEWNLLGLEIRKPLAEESQRRKEELGLTNLHLMFCNANISFRPLMESWGAANPLQQVSIQFPDPWFKKRHQKRRVLQPELVNDIVAFLPSGGRIVIQSDVEDLALDMVERLGEHPQLVRTANYWLPESPFPAQTDRERVTLEQGLPVYRAIFSKP
- a CDS encoding sugar transferase, producing the protein MDCHRAAPTVFKYRPHLRRDRSQDLRAPRRLHLRDALTWSTQRGLVLMAGDVLALGVSWHLARSLNQLFSPIPSQLVWWTWLGLPSLFWVMVAYTLGLFTYAGLYRSSRQVKNYLQAGKLVSLVYLTALVVMYFYDPKLDLPRSLFFSAWISSVAFVVITRVVMTLALRPLEKSRNPTRVFLIAPAHRLKRLADILDQRARVPVIGAALASTANSSATYQAILASNATLVLAESIPSADLASELYWKLRRVGLPMQLLPTSRDMLYRRGQPETVAGLPTLRLDAPLVGGWDYRVKRWMDYLGAGLGVLMLAPVFLAIAIAIRLDSPGPVFFRQERVGLHGKPFQVWKFRTMTADAPQKQAQLEQQNETADGILFKVKHDPRVTRVGAFLRRTSLDELPQLFNVLCGQMSLVGPRPLPLRDVAKFDGWHNIRHQVLPGVTGLWQISGRSDIDTFDDVARLDLHYIDNWSINLDLEILTETVGIVFLGKGAY